One region of Bacterioplanoides sp. SCSIO 12839 genomic DNA includes:
- a CDS encoding metallophosphoesterase, producing MSKPADPTPVDETVVYPQPDTKVSFIAIGDSGTGKDGQYKVAAAMEAVCQLKPCDFAIGLGDNIYESGVDGVDDIQFDLKFEDPYKNLDFPFYMALGNHDNSWIIGGDGADNDKGEIQVEYHYRKDRKSEKWQMPARYYQFNAPANGTPLVSFYAMDTNPSASAGDPSDEYNKDDYSEKQGKWLLDGFKASSAPWKIAFGHHPYISNGSHGNAGNYDSLIGQGKFFKEMVEKNVCGNADAMIVGHTHALQWLKEKDSCPGTFHIISGAGAKTKNFVTKTELNEYYWQEDEILGFFHIEIQGDQFHGTAYTVDPVSGEYRAAYTRTMQRQK from the coding sequence ATGTCAAAACCTGCGGATCCTACGCCGGTTGATGAAACCGTTGTTTATCCACAACCGGATACAAAAGTAAGCTTTATTGCCATTGGCGACTCCGGCACGGGTAAAGATGGCCAATATAAAGTCGCCGCAGCGATGGAAGCGGTATGCCAATTAAAACCGTGCGATTTCGCCATTGGCTTGGGTGACAACATTTATGAAAGTGGCGTTGATGGTGTTGATGACATCCAATTCGACCTGAAATTCGAAGACCCCTATAAAAACCTCGATTTCCCGTTTTATATGGCACTGGGTAATCACGACAACAGCTGGATTATTGGTGGTGACGGTGCCGATAACGACAAAGGTGAAATTCAGGTTGAGTACCATTACCGCAAGGACCGGAAAAGCGAAAAGTGGCAAATGCCCGCTCGCTATTATCAGTTCAATGCGCCCGCTAATGGCACACCGCTGGTCAGTTTTTATGCCATGGACACCAACCCGTCCGCGTCTGCCGGTGACCCAAGCGATGAATACAACAAAGACGATTACTCAGAGAAGCAGGGCAAGTGGTTATTGGATGGCTTTAAAGCATCCAGCGCCCCTTGGAAAATTGCCTTTGGGCACCACCCTTATATCTCTAATGGTTCACACGGCAATGCCGGTAATTACGACAGCCTGATCGGCCAGGGCAAGTTTTTTAAGGAAATGGTAGAAAAAAACGTCTGCGGTAACGCTGATGCCATGATTGTAGGCCACACACATGCACTGCAATGGTTAAAAGAAAAAGACTCCTGTCCCGGAACCTTCCATATCATCAGTGGTGCCGGTGCCAAAACGAAAAACTTTGTCACCAAAACTGAGCTGAATGAATATTACTGGCAGGAAGATGAAATCCTGGGCTTTTTCCATATCGAAATTCAGGGCGATCAATTCCATGGTACGGCTTACACCGTTGATCCGGTGAGTGGTGAATACCGTGCGGCTTATACCCGAACCATGCAGCGCCAGAAATAA
- a CDS encoding DUF3047 domain-containing protein — protein sequence MYTYSKKSRRRMHAIPAAIALTCLVIFWFLSGHSRVQAEVVNTPVTNTPATTSTTLLSSDNTWQWELDCYDCVVEPQYDVIHGNVVRLQSRQELVLSTELGDELNPSEWANPELSWRWTVDRYVERQPLMRLTLKVKETDSWPSRTLHYVWHSGLAAGESEVLSDFEHLLVVSGKTSKAESWQAIQRNLNQDWQEIYEENFPGIESLELALGMPGESGGTGGFIQQLVIAGTD from the coding sequence ATGTACACCTACTCAAAAAAATCCCGACGCCGTATGCACGCCATTCCCGCTGCCATTGCTTTAACCTGCCTTGTAATCTTCTGGTTTCTCTCCGGTCATTCACGAGTCCAGGCTGAAGTCGTCAATACACCAGTAACCAATACACCAGCAACAACGAGCACCACGTTATTGTCGAGTGATAACACCTGGCAATGGGAGCTTGACTGTTATGACTGTGTGGTTGAGCCGCAGTACGATGTGATCCATGGCAATGTGGTGCGTTTGCAAAGCCGTCAGGAGTTAGTGCTATCCACCGAATTGGGTGACGAGTTGAACCCATCAGAGTGGGCCAATCCGGAACTGAGCTGGCGTTGGACCGTTGATCGTTATGTTGAACGTCAGCCTCTGATGCGTCTGACTCTGAAAGTCAAAGAAACTGATAGCTGGCCAAGCCGTACACTACATTATGTCTGGCACAGCGGTCTGGCGGCTGGTGAATCAGAAGTTTTATCGGATTTTGAACACTTGCTGGTGGTGAGTGGCAAAACCAGCAAAGCCGAAAGCTGGCAGGCGATTCAGCGTAATTTAAATCAGGATTGGCAGGAAATTTACGAAGAAAACTTCCCCGGTATTGAATCGCTTGAACTGGCCTTAGGCATGCCGGGAGAAAGTGGCGGCACCGGCGGTTTTATCCAACAGCTGGTGATTGCCGGAACCGATTAA
- a CDS encoding HAD family hydrolase — MSIKLVTLDLDNTLWETDPVIVKAEKACHDWIVANVPQAAEFYTLEALRQYKNDIAECFPQLRDKVSALRLEVLRRVFLQAGISGDEGREKAQQAFDVFYKTRSEVTLFDGALDALKTLKNDYSLIAATNGNADLKLIGIDHLFDAHFSAEQVGAPKPQADLFEAALAHAGVNPEECIHIGDHQEQDIVAAKRLGIKTIWVNLCDAAWAEQECVPDQEITHLSQLVSAVAALQ; from the coding sequence ATGAGTATCAAATTAGTCACATTGGATCTGGACAACACTCTGTGGGAAACCGACCCAGTCATTGTGAAAGCTGAAAAAGCCTGTCATGACTGGATTGTGGCTAATGTGCCACAAGCCGCTGAGTTTTATACCCTCGAAGCATTACGCCAATACAAAAATGATATTGCCGAATGTTTCCCCCAGTTGCGCGATAAAGTCTCAGCTCTGCGCCTAGAAGTATTGCGCCGGGTCTTTTTACAGGCCGGCATCAGTGGTGACGAAGGTCGGGAAAAAGCACAACAAGCCTTCGATGTGTTTTATAAAACCCGCAGTGAAGTCACCTTATTTGATGGTGCATTGGACGCACTCAAAACCCTGAAGAACGATTATTCGTTAATCGCTGCCACCAATGGCAATGCCGATTTAAAATTAATTGGCATTGATCATTTATTTGATGCTCATTTTAGTGCCGAACAAGTGGGCGCTCCCAAACCTCAGGCAGATTTGTTTGAAGCAGCGTTAGCACACGCCGGGGTAAACCCAGAAGAATGTATTCATATCGGCGATCATCAGGAGCAGGACATCGTCGCCGCTAAACGCCTGGGTATAAAAACCATCTGGGTGAATTTATGCGATGCTGCCTGGGCCGAACAGGAATGTGTTCCGGATCAGGAGATTACCCATCTGTCACAACTGGTCAGCGCCGTCGCCGCGTTGCAATAA
- the dapF gene encoding diaminopimelate epimerase encodes MWLKFSKMHGLGNDFMVVDLVTQSGFIRPERVRELSDRNFGIGFDQLLIVEQPSRPDVDFKYRIFNADGSEVENCGNGARCFARFVYDQRLTGKRSIKVETANGLMELTLTDDKQVIVDMGAPILEPELIPFKATEFAPEYTIDAGDIGEISLGAVSMGNPHGVVRVDDVDNAPVESWGPILESHTSFPAKANIGFMQIVDEHHVRLRVFERGAGETLACGTGACAAVVSGQLRGWLKPGVTVSLPGGDLLIEWDGKPDSHIKMTGPATTVFEGRINL; translated from the coding sequence ATGTGGCTTAAATTCAGCAAAATGCACGGCCTCGGCAACGACTTTATGGTGGTTGATCTGGTCACTCAGAGCGGTTTTATCCGCCCTGAGCGCGTGCGTGAACTGTCTGACCGTAATTTTGGCATTGGCTTTGATCAGCTGTTAATTGTTGAGCAACCAAGTCGCCCGGATGTCGATTTTAAATACCGTATTTTTAACGCCGATGGCAGCGAAGTGGAAAACTGCGGCAACGGTGCGCGTTGTTTTGCCCGCTTTGTCTATGACCAGCGTTTAACCGGCAAGCGCAGCATTAAAGTCGAAACCGCCAATGGCTTAATGGAACTGACCCTGACCGATGACAAACAGGTAATCGTCGATATGGGTGCGCCGATTCTGGAGCCGGAGCTAATTCCATTTAAAGCTACTGAGTTTGCGCCAGAATACACCATCGACGCTGGTGACATTGGCGAGATTTCTCTCGGTGCGGTCTCCATGGGTAACCCGCATGGTGTCGTGCGGGTTGATGATGTCGACAACGCTCCGGTCGAAAGCTGGGGGCCTATTCTGGAGTCACACACCAGCTTCCCGGCCAAAGCCAATATTGGTTTTATGCAGATCGTCGACGAACATCATGTTCGCCTGCGGGTATTTGAACGTGGAGCAGGTGAGACACTAGCTTGTGGTACCGGTGCCTGTGCTGCCGTCGTATCCGGGCAGTTACGTGGCTGGTTAAAGCCAGGCGTAACGGTGTCGCTGCCGGGTGGCGATTTGTTGATAGAATGGGATGGCAAGCCGGATTCTCATATCAAAATGACCGGGCCTGCTACCACCGTATTTGAAGGCCGGATTAACCTCTGA
- a CDS encoding DUF484 family protein: MSQQPRLTEADVEQFLQDHPDFFIGKDDLLAEMRIPHNAGPATSLVERQLSVHRERNVELRQRLSDLLENARRNDQLFEKSRRLVLALIEAESWLAVQAALDDSLRNDFGVDTWALLHFTERNLEAPLITIRSTERQRSIHRLFKGHRAVCGQLAEDDIAALLGSQTTNARSVAAAQVRGPGNNGVLTVASKDPSYYRSSMDTLFLDYVADILALRLPQIPVV, encoded by the coding sequence ATGAGCCAGCAACCTCGTTTAACCGAAGCCGATGTTGAACAGTTTTTACAGGATCACCCGGATTTTTTTATCGGTAAAGATGACCTGTTGGCAGAAATGCGTATTCCTCATAATGCGGGCCCGGCCACCAGCCTGGTCGAGCGCCAGTTATCGGTTCACCGTGAACGTAATGTTGAATTACGCCAGCGGTTATCCGACCTACTGGAAAACGCCCGCCGCAATGATCAGCTGTTTGAAAAAAGCCGCCGTCTGGTGCTGGCTTTGATTGAAGCCGAAAGCTGGCTGGCGGTTCAGGCAGCACTGGATGATTCTCTGCGTAACGACTTCGGTGTGGATACCTGGGCGTTATTACACTTTACCGAACGTAATTTAGAAGCGCCGTTAATCACCATTCGCTCTACCGAACGTCAGCGCAGTATTCACCGTTTATTTAAAGGCCATCGTGCTGTGTGTGGACAACTGGCCGAAGACGATATTGCCGCATTACTGGGCAGCCAGACAACCAACGCCCGCTCAGTCGCTGCCGCTCAGGTTCGCGGCCCGGGCAATAACGGCGTATTAACTGTTGCCAGTAAAGACCCATCTTATTACCGCAGCTCAATGGATACCTTATTCCTCGACTATGTGGCAGATATTCTGGCGTTACGGTTACCGCAAATTCCGGTCGTTTAA